TTTCGAGTTGATTTTGCATTAGGAGCATGATATTCAATTAAACTCATGGGTACATAAGAATTTAACTTTTATGGTATACGTTGAGTTTCTTTTATTGGTTTTCTAACGTGAATCTTAAACTAGATTAATGGAATTTCTTCTTAAGAAATTGAGATGTGAGTAAATCATATAACCTCTATTGGTTCCAAATGCCAATACTATACACTGAGGAGTTGGTTTAACCAAAACACACACAACAAACATAACAACTCCATTAAGATTATTTTCCCTCATTTTCCTTAACCAAATATTCTATCAACTCCACTCATTGAAGATTAATTACACAAACCCTTCACTAGTTATGTGTAACTATATATAACAACATAATCACAAATCTACTTCATCAAcaacaaaatctctcaaatccTAACAAAACTCGTATCCTCACTTTGCAATACAAGTTTTTATACAAAATGGCCAATGTGTTTTTCCTACATAATCCTAACACATGGAAGGCTACACTTTGTCTCTTCCTCTTAACCACAACCTTTTTTATTGCCAACTCTGCTAGATTCCTAGATGAAGTTGAATCTCAACCTCAAGCTATAGGTAATCTACCAGGACCTGGAGCTGCCATTCCTTCTGCCACAAACATACCTCAGGTAAGCCCTATTACCACTCTTCCAAATAGCCAAACACCTGCCACCACCACAACAACGGAATCCGGCGAAGATGATACCGATGCCGACCCTATAGTCTCGGAAAATGAAACTCCAGTTGAGGATATTCCTCCAGTGGTAAGTCCTACCATGGTGGAAACTCCAAAAGCTGAAGTTCCACTTCCAGTTGTTTCTGGTGTGACACCGGTGACAGCAAAGCCGGCGGCAAAAGAGCCTTCTTTGTCATTCTTCATGCATGACATACTTGGTGGATCACATCCATCAGCAAGAGTGGTAGCAGGAATTGTAGCAAACACTGATGTAACTGGTTTGCCATTTTCCAAGCTTAACAACAATCTCTTCCCAATCACAGGAGGAATTCCATTAGTTAACCCTAAGCTCAATGGTATTGTCACAAACAACAATCTCCCAAACCTTGTAGGTCTCAGTGCTGCTCAATCCTCTACAGTATTCAAAAACAGTGGCACTAGCAATACTGTCAGCGGCGGAAACAATCAGCCGTTTGTGTCGGCGGGTAATCTCCCTGCTGGATTTACAATCCAGAAGCTGATGTTTGGTTCTGTGACAGTGATTGATGACCAGTTAACAGAAGAGCATGAGTTGGATTCTTCTGTTATAGGAAGAGCACAAGGGTTTTACTTGGCAAGTTCATTGGATGGTACTAGTAAGACAATTGTACTTACTATTTTGGTGCATGGTGGTGAGCATCATGATGGGGTTGAGGACACTATAAGTCTGTTTGGGGTTCATAGGACGGCGTCGCCGGAATCTGAGATAGCAGTGATTGGTGGGACTGGGAAGTATGAGAATGCTGGAG
The Cicer arietinum cultivar CDC Frontier isolate Library 1 unplaced genomic scaffold, Cicar.CDCFrontier_v2.0 Ca_scaffold_5862_v2.0, whole genome shotgun sequence DNA segment above includes these coding regions:
- the LOC101489698 gene encoding dirigent protein 9-like, giving the protein MANVFFLHNPNTWKATLCLFLLTTTFFIANSARFLDEVESQPQAIGNLPGPGAAIPSATNIPQVSPITTLPNSQTPATTTTTESGEDDTDADPIVSENETPVEDIPPVVSPTMVETPKAEVPLPVVSGVTPVTAKPAAKEPSLSFFMHDILGGSHPSARVVAGIVANTDVTGLPFSKLNNNLFPITGGIPLVNPKLNGIVTNNNLPNLVGLSAAQSSTVFKNSGTSNTVSGGNNQPFVSAGNLPAGFTIQKLMFGSVTVIDDQLTEEHELDSSVIGRAQGFYLASSLDGTSKTIVLTILVHGGEHHDGVEDTISLFGVHRTASPESEIAVIGGTGKYENAGGYAALETLLNEDQHTTDGVDTILHFNIYLTE